The genomic region GGGAGCATACAGAGACTAAAAAAAAGGAACAGCAACAGTCGCTTCATGTCAGTTTGCGGAAGTGGTAGGCGGGCATTTGAAAGGGCAAAAGTCGCTTCTTTCCGGCAAAAAGAAAATGAAAACGGCGGCGATTACCAGGCGGTCAGCGCTCCGGCCAGAGCGTCACCTGCTTCTGGCCCTCAGTCACCTGTTTGATGAGCGCCTGCTGGTCGGCGGTGCTTAGGCCGCTCATGTCCACCGGGTTGCCGTCGCAGGTGTAGAGGGCGCAGAAGCTGCACGACATGTACATTTTGTACACCCGGATGTACTGCTGGCCCTTAAATTCGGTGGCGACCACGGTAGTGATGTTCTCCTCTTTTTTCTGCCGGGCATCGTCCATCTGGGCTTTGAGCCAAGGCAGGTTATTGAGCGGGTCGCGGACGCCGCAGGCCAGGTGGCGGGTAAGACTGTCTTCATCGCGGCACGACAGGGCGGCCGTCAGCAGGCTAAGGGCCAGGAAAAGTCGGATTTTCATAAAGGGGCCGGGTTTTAACCGCCAGTAAGACTCCGCCGCTGCCTGAACCGTTGGAACGGCGGCTGAAAATCCCCCGGCGGGCCTTCACAGCAGGGGCACTTTCACCACAAATTCGCCGTCCTGTTCGCCGATCACAATGGGGAGGTCGCTGAGGTAGCTGTAGAGCGCTTTCAGGCTTTCCAGGCCCTGCCGGTTGGAGGTTTCCACAAAATTCTTCTTTTGCAGGCTGTTGGCCACGCACAGGTACGGCTCCTCGACGTACACCCGGATGAACAGCGGCTTTTCGTCCTCAATGGTGTTGTGCTTGATGGCATTTTCGAACAGGTTCTGGAGCGTCACCGGCACGATGCCCCGCGAGAGGTACAGCTCCGGAACCTGCAGGGTGATCTGGAGGCCATCTTCGAAACGGGATTTCTGGAGGCTGATGTAGTGCTGCACAAAGGCCAGCTCGTATTCCAGGCTGACCGCTTCTTTCTCCTTGTTCTGCAAAATGTACCGATAAATGGCCGACAGCTTTTGCAGGAATTCGGACGCCTGCTCCGGATCAATAATAATCAGACTGCTGACCGACGTAAGGCTGTTGAACAGAAAATGCGGATTGAGGTGGTTGATCAGGTTCTGGTACTGAATTTCGGTCTTGTCGCGCTGGAGCCGGGTCGCCTGCATCTGGAGGTGGTGGAGCCGTTCGGTCTGCTGCGTCTGCGACCGGTAGATGACCCAGACAAACGTGCCGATGCCGCCCAGAATACCGAGCACGAGCAGCAACTGGAACCAGACGGTTCGGTAGAATTCGATATCGACGTGCATCGCCAGCCGGGTTTCGGGCAGTTCGACGCCGTCGGCCACGGCCCGGACGCAAAACACGTAGTCGCCACCGGGAATTTTGGTGTAATTGGCCGTCGTGCGGGTTCCGGCCTCGACCCATTTTTCGTCGTACCCTTCCAGCCGGTAACGGTACTGGTAGTCGCCGGAACGCGAGGTCAGAATGGAGTAATTGATGCTGAAATTGTTTTGCCCCACCGCCAGCGACACTTTCGTACCCTGATGATGAATCAGAAAGGTCGTGTCGGTCGGGGATACGCTGCTGATCAGCGGCCGGGCCGGGGGCGTGGTCGAGGCAATCTTTTCGGGGAAAAATTCGACCAGAAACCCTTTCATGGCCGCCAGCACACGGCCGTTCCGGAGCGGAAGCAGGTAGTTGAGGTATTGCAGCGTGGGTTCATTCAGGGACAGGCTGAAGGCCAGATGCTGTTTCAGATCGGGAGAAAATACCGAAAACTTGTTGTAACGGGCGCTCCAGATGCGCCCGGCCCGGTCGGTGATGGGGGCGATAAACTGGGGATGAACACTGCCCCATTCGGGCACCTCCCGAAACCGGTACGTTCCCGAACGGGTATCGTACTGCCCCAGGCCGTCTTCCGGAAAAAGCAGCCAGAGTGTGTGCCCCTCACCCGCCGCCAGCCCGAAAAGATGCGTCCGGCCCGACAGCATGCCCTTCGGCTTGACAGAAACAAACTGCTGCTGCTCTTCCGAAAAGCGGAAAAGGCCGTTGAAGGGCGCGTCGAGCCACAGCCCGGTGCCCGCCGAATAAGAGGCCATGACCACCGAGAAGGCCGCCGCCCCCGGGTCGAGGCAAATCGGGAACGACTGCCACCGCCCCGTCGGAAGGTGGAGGCGAAGACCGTGGGGAAAGTACCCGAACGCCCAGAGGTAGTCGCCCTGCCGATAGAGGTAGGTAAGTCCCTGCCCCGCTCCTGGAAGGTCCGGCGGAATGGGCAGGGGCGTAAAGGTTTTTCGCCGGACGTCGAAGCGGTACAGGGTCGAGCTGAACCGGATGAACAACGTCTGTTGGTCCTCCGAAAACAGGGTCTGCGGCCGGTGGTAGGCATAGTCCACGTTTTCCTGCACGGGCAGCGGGTAGCGCTCCAGCCGTTCCGCGGCCGGAAAATAATGCAGGAGGTAGTAGGGCGTAGTGAGCCACCACGAATCCCCGGCGTCGGTGAGGGAGGTGATGCCGAAGTACTGGTTGATGTTGGGAACGGCCCGCTCCAGATCGTGAACGCGGTAGAACGTCCGCTCCGGATTGGTGATGGCGATGCCGTTGGCGGTCGCCAGCCAGACCGAGCCGTCGGGATGCTGCCAGCCGCTCCAGAAAAACTGGGCCGGAATGGACGTGCGCTGGTTCTCCCGGTGAAAAAACTCGGTGGGCCGGTAGGTGTCGGCCGCGATGTGAAACAGCGTGTAGGTCCACGAACTGGTCCAGAGGTTCCGGTTGCGGTCCACAAAAATCGTCGCCAGCGGAAATTCCGACAGGCCGGTGGCGCTTCGGAGGGTAATCGCCCGCTCGATCCGGCGGGTTTTCAGGTCGTAGATAATGACTTTGCGCTGCCCGTTGTCGGCAAAGATGAGCCGTCCGGTGCTGTCCAGCGTAAGGGCCGAGACGTAGGTTCCGTTGAAAATGGGCAGCTTCTGGGGGTTGTGGCGGGCGTGGAAAAACGCGCCCGTCCGGATGTCGAGGTAATGCAGGCCGGAATAGGTGGCCAGCCAGAGGCCGGGGCGCTGCGGA from Tellurirhabdus rosea harbors:
- a CDS encoding histidine kinase, which gives rise to MRTLLQLGWWLVCLLTAPRLLAYPNVLPYEFTAIQEQQGLSNNFVTNFFQDRDGFLWVATGDGLNRFDGSHFTTYRRQHHQPNSLGNGFVHDICQDRQGRLWLATENGISQFDPATQRFQNFFSVNGQPLGMCSNIVCDHDGNLWFTTRSTGLYRYRIRTGRFDFFPASGETLRGLQSTASKNGLLVDPQRPGLWLATYSGLHYLDIRTGAFFHARHNPQKLPIFNGTYVSALTLDSTGRLIFADNGQRKVIIYDLKTRRIERAITLRSATGLSEFPLATIFVDRNRNLWTSSWTYTLFHIAADTYRPTEFFHRENQRTSIPAQFFWSGWQHPDGSVWLATANGIAITNPERTFYRVHDLERAVPNINQYFGITSLTDAGDSWWLTTPYYLLHYFPAAERLERYPLPVQENVDYAYHRPQTLFSEDQQTLFIRFSSTLYRFDVRRKTFTPLPIPPDLPGAGQGLTYLYRQGDYLWAFGYFPHGLRLHLPTGRWQSFPICLDPGAAAFSVVMASYSAGTGLWLDAPFNGLFRFSEEQQQFVSVKPKGMLSGRTHLFGLAAGEGHTLWLLFPEDGLGQYDTRSGTYRFREVPEWGSVHPQFIAPITDRAGRIWSARYNKFSVFSPDLKQHLAFSLSLNEPTLQYLNYLLPLRNGRVLAAMKGFLVEFFPEKIASTTPPARPLISSVSPTDTTFLIHHQGTKVSLAVGQNNFSINYSILTSRSGDYQYRYRLEGYDEKWVEAGTRTTANYTKIPGGDYVFCVRAVADGVELPETRLAMHVDIEFYRTVWFQLLLVLGILGGIGTFVWVIYRSQTQQTERLHHLQMQATRLQRDKTEIQYQNLINHLNPHFLFNSLTSVSSLIIIDPEQASEFLQKLSAIYRYILQNKEKEAVSLEYELAFVQHYISLQKSRFEDGLQITLQVPELYLSRGIVPVTLQNLFENAIKHNTIEDEKPLFIRVYVEEPYLCVANSLQKKNFVETSNRQGLESLKALYSYLSDLPIVIGEQDGEFVVKVPLL